The sequence below is a genomic window from Paenibacillus sp. DCT19.
TCGGTTAGAACGTCAAGTGTTAGAGCCGCTTATGGCAATGAAAAGAAATGCAGAGTCATCACAGGTTCCGATGGCATCGTCTAAGACCATTCTTGCAATAAGTCAAGCAGCGCAGGCTGTCATGGAAGGACAAGCACTTATTCTTATTGATGGCGAAGTACCAGGCACAATTTATCCATTGTACCAAGTCCCAAGCCGAACACCGGAGGAGCCAGCAGCGGAATCTACGGTACGAGGTTCACGGGACGGTTTTACCGAATCATTAAGCACGAATCTATCCTTGCTTCGGATGAGAATCAAGACACCTGCTCTTAAGTTACAGATGCGAACCATGGGGGAGTTTACAGGCACGCAGGTTACGCTTGCGTATGTAGAAGGCATTATACAACCGCAATTACTGCAAGAAGTAGAAGCTCGTTTGGCGCAGTTAAAGATACAAGATGTGCTAGAAAGTCAATACATAGAGGAGGGAATCATCGATCAGCGTTTCTCACCCTTCCCACAGATGATCGCAACGGAGAGACCTGACGTAGTCACTTCCAATCTGTTAGAAGGCAAGTTCGCATTGTTGATCGATGGCACTCCATTTAGTTTAATAGCTCCGGTTACTCTGTTTTCCATGCTGCAATCACCTGAGGATTACTATCAAAATATGTTCATGAGTGTATTTGTTCGCTGGCTACGCTATATCTTCTATGCATTGTCTCTGCTGCTTCCCTCGGCGTATGTAGCAATAACAACATTCCATCAGGAAATGGTTCCAACGGTTCTACTGCTTAGCATTGCAAAAGCACGGGAGGAGATTCCTTTTCCAGCACTTGTCGAAGCGCTCATTATGGAAATTTCCTTTGAAGCATTACGAGAGGCTGGCATTCGGCTACCTAAACAGGTGGGTGCGGCTGTGAGTATTGTTGGCGCATTAATTATCGGCCAAGCTGCAACAACTGCGGGAATTGTCTCGGCTCCAATGATTATCATCGTAGCGATTACAGGCATCGCATCGTTTATGATTCCAAGATATGCTGCCAGCATTGCCGCACGTTTATTGCGTTTCCCAATTATGCTGATGGCTGGCACTCTAGGCTTAATCGGTGTAATGCTAGGGGTGATCCTCATCGTGATTCACTTAAGCAGTTTACGCTCCTTTGGTACACCCTACCTATCTCCTGCAACACCAACGTCAGCCCAAAAGCTTAAGGATGTATGGTGGCGACCGACGCAAGAGAACAAAACCCGATAGACTGGCAATGATTACGCAACAGGGGAGGCGATGTTCAATGTTGACCGAGAAGGGGAAAATATCTGTCACTCAATTAGCATTTATGATTTTTCCCGCCATTCTCGCTACATCCATCTTATCCGTCCCTGGGATTACAATGCATTATGCAGGACATGACATGTGGATTTCTCCCATCTGGGCATCACTCGTTGGCTTAGCGACTATAGGCATATCACTTGGGCTTGAACGACTATATCCTGGTAAAACGATTATGCAATCTTCAACGCTCATCGTCGGCTGGTTGCCAGGCAAGTTATTTGGGCTCATGTATCTTGGGTTCCTGCCCCACTTAACAGGCTTAATTATTCGTGGATATGGAGAGTTTATTGCAAGTAACGCTTTGCCTAAGACACCCTTGTTCGTGATTATGGGTACGATGGTGGTCGTCTGCGTGATCAATGTTAGATTGGGTATCGAAGTGGTGGGGCGTACTTCTCAAGTATTTGTCACATTGGTTGTTGTGCTTCTATGCCTGATCTTTGTCCTGTTAACCAAGGAGCTCAAGCCGGAAGAAATGCTGCCTTTGATGGAAAAAGGTATCATGCCAAGCTTGAAAGGGGCAGTCGCGCCTGCTGCTTGGTTCAGTGAATATATTGTGTTGGCGTTTATGTTACCTTACGTTAATCGGAAAAAGGGTTTAACAAAAACAATGCTGTTCT
It includes:
- a CDS encoding endospore germination permease, whose product is MLTEKGKISVTQLAFMIFPAILATSILSVPGITMHYAGHDMWISPIWASLVGLATIGISLGLERLYPGKTIMQSSTLIVGWLPGKLFGLMYLGFLPHLTGLIIRGYGEFIASNALPKTPLFVIMGTMVVVCVINVRLGIEVVGRTSQVFVTLVVVLLCLIFVLLTKELKPEEMLPLMEKGIMPSLKGAVAPAAWFSEYIVLAFMLPYVNRKKGLTKTMLFSLLFTTVSMMVTNLICLFLIGDLTDSFAYPVMVAARYITIADFLQHIESIIIAIWIFGIFVKISVFLYIFATSTAEWFGLNDYKPVVAPLAFLCMVFAYWIVSDTASAANLVSSSANVYTLVLLLAFPAILYGIALLRTMWTRSRGDGAKAGSEGRE
- a CDS encoding spore germination protein produces the protein MSTSEQTLLTGKLIEDEATLRTEFAGCSDVIFHSFRTACHTSALCVYCVGLIDTDRLERQVLEPLMAMKRNAESSQVPMASSKTILAISQAAQAVMEGQALILIDGEVPGTIYPLYQVPSRTPEEPAAESTVRGSRDGFTESLSTNLSLLRMRIKTPALKLQMRTMGEFTGTQVTLAYVEGIIQPQLLQEVEARLAQLKIQDVLESQYIEEGIIDQRFSPFPQMIATERPDVVTSNLLEGKFALLIDGTPFSLIAPVTLFSMLQSPEDYYQNMFMSVFVRWLRYIFYALSLLLPSAYVAITTFHQEMVPTVLLLSIAKAREEIPFPALVEALIMEISFEALREAGIRLPKQVGAAVSIVGALIIGQAATTAGIVSAPMIIIVAITGIASFMIPRYAASIAARLLRFPIMLMAGTLGLIGVMLGVILIVIHLSSLRSFGTPYLSPATPTSAQKLKDVWWRPTQENKTR